The proteins below are encoded in one region of Phaseolus vulgaris cultivar G19833 chromosome 1, P. vulgaris v2.0, whole genome shotgun sequence:
- the LOC137816261 gene encoding cation/H(+) antiporter 15-like, protein MKDSSITTVYNDSRAGHLVVCVKNDRTVGSFGVWIGDNPLDFVIPITLCQLIVHVLLSKALHYVLKTIHIPKFICSIVAGVLLGPTFLGRNEALLGALFPLRQALVMNTLSKIGTVYCVFLTSLKMDVTTTLKAAKRCWRFGVFPFFASFFVTATLFSLYSPHAADTDKSEMSIYSFPNVFTLSSFAVISDTLMELNLVATELGQIALSSAMITEILQWLTMELQFNTDMSIEVILVFLAGACVFGVLCVVIVRPLVNVAVEKTLPGKPMKEAYVVMLLLGPLIMSAISDSLGVFFIMGPLFYGFILPNGPPVATTIIERSELIVSEFFMPFFYMFIGKGTDLTGIHDHWEVVLTVLAILILGCVVKVIDTEVYSVAVIYVVLITSLCVPSIKLLYRHCRVKSSVQEGRVRTIQNIKPNTDFKIVSCLHTDQHVHSMIALTEACNPTTESPIYLHVIHLIELSGKSTPILLPMNKNNRKSLSVNYPNTNRILRAYENYSENSSGPVNVLSYVNVAPYKSMHEAVCNLAEDNSVHLLVIPFHENDQSLGSHVTSTFRELNANFAANSKGTLGILVDRFSVLSTSISEFSFHVGIFFIGGKDDREALALGIRMVERGNTRATLFRFVIYGGVEDEEDMLEKTLDESLIDEFVAKKDYGSDVDNVVYNEVVVEDSIKVLEGIREIEKEYDLVMVGKRHSMGDFREEEMSVLMDNWDELGILGDMLASNEFCEGKTPVLVMQCGEKKVKQLQKLGPHHFFT, encoded by the exons ATGAAGGACAGTTCCATAACCACTGTGTATAATGACAGTAGAGCTGGTcatttggtggtttgtgtgaaGAATGATAGAACTGTAGGCTCTTTTGGCGTGTGGATTGGCGATAATCCATTGGATTTTGTGATTCCTATCACATTGTGTCAACTCATCGTACATGTTTTACTCTCAAAAGCGTTGCATTATGTCCTCAAGACAATTCATATACCCAAATTCATCTGCTCTATCGTC GCGGGAGTTTTGTTGGGGCCAACATTCTTGGGGCGCAATGAAGCATTACTGGGGGCTTTGTTCCCGCTAAGACAAGCTTTGGTTATGAACACGTTGTCCAAAATAGGGACAGTTTATTGTGTGTTCCTCACAAGTCTGAAAATGGATGTAACGACAACATTAAAAGCAGCGAAACGATGTTGGCGATTCGGCGTGTTTcccttcttcgcttccttctttGTCACAGCGACCCTGTTCTCTCTGTATTCGCCCCATGCCGCTGACACAGACAAAAGTGAAATGTCGATATACAGCTTCCCCAACGTCTTCACCTTGAGCAGTTTCGCTGTCATCTCAGACACCCTCATGGAACTCAACCTAGTGGCCACGGAATTGGGGCAAATCGCTTTGTCTTCGGCCATGATCACCGAGATACTGCAATGGCTTACGATGGAGCTCCAGTTCAACACAGACATGAGCATAGAAGTTATACTTGTGTTCTTGGCAGGTGCATGCGTGTTCGGTGTGTTGTGTGTTGTTATTGTGAGACCACTGGTGAACGTTGCTGTTGAAAAAACTCTACCCGGGAAGCCAATGAAGGAAGCGTACGTTGTGATGCTTCTTCTGGGGCCACTTATTATGTCAGCTATTAGTGACAGCTTGGGGGTATTCTTCATTATGGGACCTCTTTTCTATGGTTTTATTCTGCCCAATGGACCCCCAGTGGCTACAACGATTATAGAGAGGAGTGAATTGATAGTCTCTGAGTTTTTTATGCCTTTCTTCTACATGTTTATTGGAAAAGGAACAGATTTGACTGGAATTCATGACCATTGGGAGGTGGTTCTAACAGTTTTGGCAATCTTGATTTTGGGATGCGTGGTCAAG GTAATTGATACAGAAGTATACAGTGTGGCGGTGATATATGTGGTGTTAATCACATCACTTTGCGTACCCTCGATCAAATTATTGTACAGGCACTGTCGCGTAAAGTCAAGCGTACAAGAAGGGCGTGTGAGAACAATCCAAAACATCAAACCAAACACAGACTTCAAAATCGTTTCGTGCCTCCACACGGATCAACACGTGCACAGCATGATTGCCCTAACAGAGGCATGCAACCCAACCACAGAAAGCCCCATCTACCTCCACGTCATCCATCTCATCGAGCTCTCCGGAAAAAGCACACCCATTCTTCTTCCCATGAACAAGAACAACAGAAAATCTTTGTCCGTCAACTACCCCAACACCAACCGCATTTTGCGTGCATACGAGAACTACTCCGAAAACTCAAGTGGTCCTGTGAATGTTCTTTCCTACGTCAACGTTGCCCCGTACAAAAGCATGCACGAAGCGGTTTGCAACCTCGCGGAAGATAACTCGGTGCATCTCCTCGTTATTCCGTTTCACGAAAATGATCAGAGTCTAGGAAGCCACGTGACCAGCACGTTCCGCGAGCTCAACGCAAATTTTGCTGCTAACTCGAAGGGCACGTTGGGGATTCTTGTGGATAGATTCTCGGTGCTGAGTACGAGTATCTCCGAGTTTTCCTTTCATGTGGGTATCTTCTTCATCGGTGGAAAAGACGATAGAGAAGCATTGGCGTTGGGAATTCGAATGGTGGAACGCGGCAACACGCGCGCGACCTTGTTCCGGTTTGTGATATATGGAGGTGTGGAAGACGAAGAGGATATGTTGGAGAAGACATTGGACGAGAGTTTAATAGATGAGTTTGTGGCGAAGAAGGATTATGGTAGTGATGTGGATAACGTTGTTTACAACGAGGTTGTGGTGGAAGATTCCATAAAAGTGTTGGAAGGTATTAGGGAAATAGAGAAGGAGTATGACCTAGTGATGGTGGGGAAGAGACATAGCATGGGGGATTTCAGGGAAGAAGAAATGTCAGTTTTGATGGATAATTGGGATGAGTTGGGAATTTTGGGGGATATGTTAGCATCGAATGAGTTTTGTGAAGGAAAAACTCCTGTGTTGGTGATGCAATGCGGTGAGAAGAAGGTAAAACAATTACAAAAGCTAGGCCCTCATCACTTCTTCACTTAG